Proteins encoded in a region of the Xylocopa sonorina isolate GNS202 chromosome 1, iyXylSono1_principal, whole genome shotgun sequence genome:
- the LOC143429686 gene encoding uncharacterized protein LOC143429686, giving the protein MYLSGTPRSSCLFSPCAIIDDELEVTSKTAQHITVDSAPSSLVADREVAEEDGGWQSATNEDGQRQTGQSSQSTGTSQCEIVQGHQHHQELPIMDLFDDINDHMQIELKSEPLSPKIEELESCLLNEQIDLQSDRGLANDANGQQTRQRNGNDNGQHQQPLNETIAPLAELRSLTQNDNTQPDTKHRYATRAFVEQEIKHLNLMTSASATYCRFCRKTFSRAWSLQRHLADTHFYVPQSLSCDQCGRSYKSRNSLVSHKSQYHTRKERKEHEEQCEVTY; this is encoded by the exons ATGTACTTATCGGGGACGCCCAGGTCTAGCTGCTTGTTTTCGCCTTGTGCTATTATCGATGATGAACTTGAGGTGACCTCGAAAACTGCGCAACA CATCACGGTGGACTCAGCCCCCTCCTCTTTGGTTGCAGACCGGGAGGTCGCCGAGGAGGACGGGGGTTGGCAGTCCGCTACCAACGAAGACGGTCAACGGCAAACCGGCCAATCGAGTCAAAGTACAGGGACTAGTCAGTGCGAGATCGTGCAGGGCCACCAGCACCACCAGGAGCTGCCCATTATGGATCTGTTTGACGACATTAACGATCACATGCAGATCGAGCTCAAGTCCGAGCCATTGTCGCCGAAGATAGAGGAGCTCGAGTCCTGTCTACTCAACGAGCAGATCGATCTGCAGTCGGATCGAGGCCTGGCCAACGATGCCAACGGTCAACAGACACGCCAGCGGAACGGCAACGATAACGGGCAACACCAGCAGCCGTTGAACGAAACGATCGCTCCCCTAGCCGAGCTACGATCGCTTACGCAGAACGATAATACGCAACCGGACACGAAGCACCGGTACGCCACCAGGGCGTTCGTCGAGCAGGAGATCAAGCACTTGAACCTCATGACCAGCGCCAGCGCCACTTACTGTAGGTTCTGCAGGAAGACCTTCTCCCGCGCGTGGTCCCTTCAGAGGCACCTGGCGGACACGCACTTTTACGTGCCGCAGTCGCTATCCTGCGACCAGTGCGGCCGAAGTTACAAGTCCAGGAACAGCCTGGTCAGTCACAAGAGCCAGTACCACACGAGGAAAGAGCGGAAAGAGCACGAGGAACAGTGCGAGGTCACGTACTGA